The following nucleotide sequence is from Ornithodoros turicata isolate Travis chromosome 2, ASM3712646v1, whole genome shotgun sequence.
CCGAAGAAGATATCTGTGAAGTTCTTACGCTTAAGATATTCCCGATAGTTGAAATGGAGGGTTCCCACGTACTTGCCCATTACCGCTGTTACGTTTCCATATAGGTTTGCGACGTCTACGTCCGTTTGTGGTGGTATGGCCGTGCTCAGGTATGGCATCGTAAGGGCGTACGCCATATACTTCTCCACGTGAAGAAGGCACCTGTACTTAGATGCGTCCTTCAGTTTTTCCGATGATTTATTCAACAAATTAGCCATATCAGGCAGAAAGAGATGACCGATTTCGATAATAACTCCCCAGGAGAGATACTCAATCATAACCGTCTCACTCAGCAGAGATGTAGCGTTGTTGAGCTCTTTGAAGAAAGCCAAATTCTTCAAGTTGATGCAGATCTGCTTGTCCTCAGGCACTCCAAACATCGATTTGAACATGTTCTGCCACCTATTGTATTCGAATGCAGTACTTAAGGCTTCAAAGTCATGCTCACTGAGCTCTGCATGTATCTCGCTGACTAATCCAGCTGCAAGCAGGGCTATAATCGTAACCTCAGTCTCATTATGCTTTTGGTAAGCATCTCTGCTCGTACCATTCCCGCGCATCAGCTCGTAAGCCTTGCTGAAATAGTCGTAGTATATATTTTTCAATATGAGGTGCTCGCGGATAGACCGCGACGCGATAGCAAAGGGACCAGGTGAGATTCCCAAGACGATCGTTCCATTCGGGAGCTGAGACTTAGAGAACGCAAGGAGAGGACTGGTGTCCCACTTCACTACGGCATATGCCATAACCTGCAGCAGGTCACCAGCCTGTGGTCTGTTTGGCCATGTGATGTTCCCGTCTCGTAGCATTTGAATGAAGTAATCTTGCTCCGACCGCTTTTTGAGGGCTACTTCGATACAGCTCTGGTAGTACCTTGCCGCCTTCTGTTCTGCGTTCTGAGCCCTAGGAGGTATTTTTACTGTTTCGGCTTTCTGGGCGATGGCCAAAAGCTGTGCTCGGCGATGCTCGTAGTACACAGGATGCTTGTGTGCCTTGTCCCAGCCACTGCATACGAAACGGTAGAAATTCTGACAAGGATCTTGGGATGTGTCCAAAGACGCGTCCAGAATTTCCCCATACTGCATGCAGTCGTAGGTGTTGCAGAATTCAGCCTTCCTCAACTGGCCACTTTTAGTAAAAACCTTGACGACAATAAAGGTAGCAACAATGATGCACGTGACACAGCATATGATAGCCCCGGACTTCTTCACAACGTTCTGTCTGTGTTGAGCGTCTGCCACCGCGCTGCTCGACACCTGAAAAGTTAATGAAGATCAAATGAATTGTAATCATCTTATATTATTAAATGTCAAAGGTCATGATTCACGATTTTCTTAAATCTGTTTTTCTCCTGCACATAATATGATTGTCTAAACTATACAGCGTTTTCTCGTAGACGCCACCATATTGAAAGTGCAGCGTCGTCTAGTTGGGGCAGCATGTTGAAACTGTTTACTGCCCAAGTCAGAGATAAGGACAGCACACGGGCCACGTGCTTCCTCTCTAGGTTTTGCTGGCTGCAGAAGTGCAGGGCGTGAGGCTGGCTGGAAATACGGGTATAGACAGCAACAAATTTTCACTCGATGTGCCGGAGGTCGTTGGTTTTACGACCCAGTCTTTCGACATGTCGAAGCTCTCATGCTGCATTGGACAGTGTTGTGGTACTCGAAACTCGGTACATCGGGGAGGAAAAGCACCATGACTCTAGGGGCACACCACCTTCGTTTAAATATGCAGAGCCTACCGTATTCCTTACTCTTGTGCAGCGGAATTGTCATCCTGCTAAatttttccgctacaaatatgtCCACTATAAATTTCGGCAGCAGCACACTTCCTTCTCTGCCGCTACTTTTCATGAaatggaacacatagaaggcaGGGTGGGGAGTGGATGGGGGTGAGACACCGGCAAAACAGCTTTTCCTTTCTAATTTCTTTTATTGTCTTACAATTCAGGTGAGCCTCTTCGATTTCACAATAGAAACGATCTTCGATTTCAACTTCCCTCATAAGTTACGTTCTACTGAACATAATGAGGGATATCTCGGAATATGTCTGATTCTATGTTCTTGCGCGCATCTACACACATTGCAGCTTTGTGGATTAAACAGCAGTATGTACCAACGGGCAATATGGACAATAGCGCTAGTCTGCAGTTGTGCATGGAATTGCGAAGCTACTCTATGCGCGTTGATTATACGGGGTGTTCACCTCTGTTCGTTAcagattttttcttaaaaagCTACGGGAGCAACATGGGTGTCGTTTTTACAGCCTAGtacacggccaggcggacatcctctcgaagagagtatatGTAACTACGAGAGggctaattacctaaattcaACCCTGTAATTTGAAATTCCGAGCAACAGCGAAACGCGCACATGCGTTGAAACATTCATagccgaattttgatatgcagaTGAGCCGTAACTGAAACCGCGCAGATCGGATGCGCAGGGTGGGCAGCGCCCATTCCATGTCAGAGGGCCACGGGCTTTGGAGCGATGAGATCTGACTgcgaaggtcatgcgctcctgAGACGCGCTGTTTTCGTTTCggctcttttttttattccgtgttagcgccgcgaagcaactgtggctatgagcggcctagagacgtggacagacggacagaggacagcaggaaggagtgggggacagggggttagtatgcgtcctgggacgacttcagggggaactgtgccgacattcgtcttgaaagtcttcggaaaacccagggaaaccctcagacagcacagccggtgacaggattcgaacccgtgtcacttcCCAGTCACGTCGTGGAAATCGGCTCATTTACACAGCGAAATTCGGTTATGGATATTTCGCAGCACTCGTCGTTACAGGATTTTAAAAGACAGAATCTCGCTTTTGCACGACATTatctaattaaagagttaattaatgaagtttaggtaattagtgatcttgtagttgcacacgcTCTCTGAAAGGATAATACGCCTGACCGTAGAACACCACCCGCAAAAAGTacactgcactctaaaaacagggtttcaccgcatagcacgctctgcgccaaccattgccgcgaatgttagggttgtcgcttctagTCGAAGACGGAGGGtggcacacgcctttttgtgctagtttggatatatgacaatttaaacaaaaaagcgtacgccctccactgtcttcgaatcaggagcggtAACTAGGGCTATCGTTCGTGGCCAcagttggcgcagagcgtgctatgcggtgacgttctgttttcagagtgtgtGTACCTTTCACAGCTTTTTagtaaaaaaatatgtaaccaaaaaaatatatgt
It contains:
- the LOC135383557 gene encoding endothelin-converting enzyme 2-like, producing the protein MPYGALRSPEPVSSSAVADAQHRQNVVKKSGAIICCVTCIIVATFIVVKVFTKSGQLRKAEFCNTYDCMQYGEILDASLDTSQDPCQNFYRFVCSGWDKAHKHPVYYEHRRAQLLAIAQKAETVKIPPRAQNAEQKAARYYQSCIEVALKKRSEQDYFIQMLRDGNITWPNRPQAGDLLQVMAYAVVKWDTSPLLAFSKSQLPNGTIVLGISPGPFAIASRSIREHLILKNIYYDYFSKAYELMRGNGTSRDAYQKHNETEVTIIALLAAGLVSEIHAELSEHDFEALSTAFEYNRWQNMFKSMFGVPEDKQICINLKNLAFFKELNNATSLLSETVMIEYLSWGVIIEIGHLFLPDMANLLNKSSEKLKDASKYRCLLHVEKYMAYALTMPYLSTAIPPQTDVDVANLYGNVTAVMGKYVGTLHFNYREYLKRKNFTDIFFGFGHAMSLSELEKTYGVFPDMGTLFTNNLLQAVATRRQHHVSDAVYLHRLNYYEMYDESRGGIVVLPFAYNLPIHSTTIPYAVRYGGLGSLLLTGIVEDLYANAIPQMSVASQTVLVGVRSCFKNQTSSEGVLRAYESIGLQLLTQAYDHVLRQESKRKLKDLPKYADTQLMLIAACYLRCRGSKDVQEEVCNVPMKNLNYFGQTFGCAKGSPMNPTQKCSLL